A stretch of Candidatus Sphingomonas phytovorans DNA encodes these proteins:
- a CDS encoding HAMP domain-containing sensor histidine kinase, giving the protein MMRTPWRSTFGLAACVSLVFATITLGIGGVVYEVTHEAIEVQLDHRIATETEALLAESGQAGIDRLAAAIRRRDAASSTASLGYILVDRNGRRVAGKLDAAAPKEAGFREFLYHERGTRVAQALTTLLPGGFTLVVAADRAVIDEIDSTILKLFGIALGAMLLLGVGGAWTVGAVTRARLRRIDRTALAIIGGDLTRRMPTDGSGSEFDQVSTTLNRMLDRIAALLENLRQVSSDVAHDLRTPLTRLHNRLDEALADKDDATRREAIEAAAAESRELLEIFAALLRISEIEAFGVRSAFVTLDMSALVTEMLDTYRPDAETSGHYLTGTIEPGLAAVGDRRLLRQLLANLLDNALRHTPRGTEMEVRLTSTGRTISLSVADNGPGVDPAEAGTLFQRFARSERSRSTPGHGLGLSLVEAVAAAHHGEATLDMTDGFRVTVTLPRPG; this is encoded by the coding sequence ATGATGCGCACGCCCTGGCGATCGACCTTCGGCCTTGCCGCCTGTGTCAGCCTTGTCTTCGCGACCATCACGCTCGGCATCGGCGGCGTGGTGTATGAGGTGACTCACGAAGCGATCGAGGTACAGCTCGACCATCGCATCGCGACTGAAACCGAAGCGTTGCTGGCCGAAAGCGGCCAGGCCGGGATCGACCGGCTCGCCGCCGCGATCCGCCGGCGTGACGCCGCGTCGAGCACGGCGAGCCTTGGCTATATCCTCGTTGACCGGAACGGACGACGTGTAGCAGGCAAGCTCGATGCAGCGGCGCCGAAAGAGGCGGGATTCCGCGAGTTCCTCTATCACGAGCGTGGGACCAGGGTGGCGCAGGCCCTGACGACGTTGCTGCCGGGCGGCTTCACCCTGGTGGTCGCTGCCGACCGGGCAGTGATCGACGAGATCGACTCGACGATCCTCAAGCTGTTCGGCATCGCCCTCGGCGCGATGCTGCTGCTGGGGGTGGGTGGCGCCTGGACGGTCGGCGCCGTGACGCGGGCGAGGCTGCGGCGGATCGACCGTACTGCGCTGGCGATCATCGGCGGAGACCTGACCCGGCGCATGCCGACGGACGGATCGGGCAGCGAGTTCGACCAGGTCTCGACCACGCTCAATCGCATGCTCGACCGAATCGCCGCGCTGCTGGAAAATCTGCGCCAGGTGTCGAGCGACGTGGCGCACGACCTGCGCACCCCGCTGACCCGGCTGCACAACCGGCTGGACGAAGCGCTGGCAGACAAAGACGACGCCACGCGCCGCGAGGCAATCGAAGCGGCGGCGGCTGAATCGCGGGAACTGCTGGAAATCTTCGCCGCACTGCTGCGCATCTCCGAAATCGAGGCGTTCGGCGTGCGTAGCGCCTTCGTCACCCTCGATATGAGCGCGCTCGTCACCGAGATGCTGGACACCTATCGTCCCGACGCGGAAACGAGCGGCCATTACCTGACCGGCACGATCGAACCGGGCCTGGCGGCGGTGGGCGACCGCCGGCTGCTGCGCCAGCTGCTCGCCAACCTGCTCGACAATGCACTTCGCCATACGCCGCGCGGTACGGAGATGGAGGTCCGGCTGACATCGACCGGTCGCACGATATCGCTATCCGTCGCCGACAATGGACCTGGCGTCGATCCGGCGGAGGCCGGCACGCTGTTCCAGCGCTTCGCACGATCGGAGCGCAGCCGCTCCACACCCGGCCATGGCCTTGGCCTCTCCCTCGTCGAAGCGGTCGCAGCGGCTCACCACGGCGAGGCGACGCTGGATATGACCGACGGCTTCCGCGTCACCGTGACACTGCCCCGGCCCGGCTGA
- a CDS encoding response regulator transcription factor, giving the protein MRILIIEDDAETRRFVAKGLSEIGHHVTTSEDGRDGLFQATDGAFDAIVVDRMMPGLDGLALVRMLRAGGTTTPILMLTAIGGIADRVEGLEGGADDYLVKPFAFSELAARVQALGRRPAAQAEPNRLAVGDIALNLDRRTVERGGRRIALQPREFALLAELMRNPRRVMTRTMLLERVWDFDFDPKTNIVETHLSRLRAKLNAGFDTDAIETVRGAGYMIRGG; this is encoded by the coding sequence ATGCGGATCCTGATCATCGAAGATGACGCCGAAACCAGGCGCTTCGTGGCCAAGGGGCTGAGTGAGATCGGCCATCACGTCACCACCAGCGAGGACGGGCGCGACGGATTGTTCCAGGCCACCGACGGCGCCTTCGACGCAATCGTGGTCGATCGAATGATGCCCGGGCTCGACGGGCTGGCGCTGGTGCGCATGCTTCGGGCGGGCGGCACGACAACGCCGATCCTGATGCTGACCGCGATCGGCGGCATCGCTGACCGGGTCGAAGGGCTTGAGGGCGGTGCCGACGACTATCTGGTCAAGCCCTTCGCCTTTTCGGAGCTTGCCGCGCGCGTCCAGGCGCTCGGCCGGCGCCCGGCGGCGCAGGCCGAGCCCAACCGCCTCGCGGTCGGCGATATTGCGCTGAACCTCGACCGGCGCACCGTCGAGCGTGGCGGACGGCGCATCGCGTTGCAGCCGCGCGAATTCGCGTTGCTCGCCGAGCTGATGCGCAATCCGCGGCGGGTGATGACCCGCACGATGCTGCTCGAACGCGTGTGGGATTTCGATTTCGATCCGAAGACCAACATCGTCGAGACTCATCTCAGCCGCCTGCGCGCCAAGCTCAACGCCGGATTCGATACCGACGCGATCGAGACGGTGCGCGGGGCGGGCTACATGATCCGCGGCGGATGA
- a CDS encoding TolC family protein, whose product MIRRLTPFALLLASSACMTVPAPPPTIAPTSATGPFDTLSVAAIAPVPDDWWRLYDDPALDRLVRASLAANADLRVAFANLDGSRAALAQARAARLPQVTIESSAGIDNPSGQPSAASGAATDYDIGATVNWDVDLFGRLRAGSLAARADVEAHAAALDGLRVAVVADTVAAYVDLCGANRAIAVAREVLAAQDRSTALIREQLAAGEVSPLEVSQSASLLASARAVLPPFEAARKNALYRLATLQGLPPAEARGFDLVCTAPPRLTQPIPVGDGQALLLRRPDIREAERRLAAAAARIGVARADLYPKVNLGGAIGLLSGGFAATASPLISWSFPNQGPARARIAQARASERAALAGWDGAVLRALRETETALAAYDAEARRNADLKTVLDQSMLSARRAAARVRLGDAAFLIQYDAERTRATAALQLAQSDLAVAQAQVTLFRALGGGWQNAPVPLAPGATAR is encoded by the coding sequence ATGATCCGCCGCCTGACGCCGTTCGCGCTGCTGCTGGCGAGTTCGGCCTGCATGACCGTGCCGGCACCCCCGCCAACCATCGCCCCGACGAGCGCCACCGGTCCATTCGATACCCTATCGGTCGCAGCGATCGCGCCGGTGCCGGACGACTGGTGGCGGCTTTATGACGATCCGGCGCTCGACCGGCTGGTGCGCGCGAGCCTCGCCGCCAATGCCGATCTGCGCGTCGCTTTCGCCAATCTCGATGGTTCCCGCGCGGCGCTGGCCCAGGCGCGGGCGGCGCGGCTGCCACAGGTGACGATCGAGAGCAGCGCCGGCATCGACAATCCTTCAGGCCAGCCCAGCGCGGCGAGCGGGGCGGCCACCGATTACGATATCGGCGCTACCGTGAACTGGGACGTGGACCTGTTCGGGCGGTTGCGCGCGGGATCGCTCGCCGCGCGGGCGGATGTCGAGGCGCATGCGGCGGCGCTGGATGGGCTGCGCGTCGCGGTGGTGGCCGATACGGTCGCGGCCTATGTCGATCTGTGCGGGGCGAACCGCGCGATCGCGGTGGCGCGCGAGGTGCTGGCGGCGCAGGACCGGTCGACAGCGTTGATCCGCGAACAGCTTGCAGCGGGCGAGGTCTCCCCGCTCGAAGTGTCACAGTCCGCATCGCTGCTGGCCTCGGCGCGTGCGGTGTTGCCTCCCTTCGAGGCGGCGCGGAAGAACGCGCTGTACCGTCTCGCCACACTGCAAGGCCTGCCGCCAGCCGAGGCGCGCGGCTTCGACCTCGTCTGCACCGCCCCGCCCCGCCTCACCCAACCGATTCCGGTCGGTGATGGCCAGGCGCTGTTGCTGCGGCGGCCCGATATCCGCGAGGCGGAACGACGGCTTGCCGCCGCGGCCGCGCGGATCGGGGTGGCCCGGGCCGATCTCTATCCCAAGGTCAATCTCGGCGGTGCGATCGGGCTGCTCTCGGGCGGGTTCGCCGCGACAGCCTCGCCCCTGATCTCCTGGTCCTTCCCTAATCAGGGCCCGGCACGGGCGAGGATCGCGCAGGCGCGGGCGAGCGAACGCGCCGCGCTCGCGGGCTGGGATGGCGCCGTGCTGCGCGCCTTGCGCGAGACCGAAACGGCGCTGGCCGCGTACGATGCCGAGGCACGGCGCAATGCCGATCTGAAGACGGTGCTCGACCAGTCGATGCTGTCCGCGCGCCGCGCCGCCGCCCGTGTCCGGCTGGGCGATGCCGCCTTCCTGATCCAATATGATGCGGAACGCACCCGCGCGACCGCCGCGCTGCAACTCGCCCAGTCCGATCTTGCGGTTGCGCAGGCGCAGGTAACGCTGTTCCGCGCGCTTGGCGGCGGGTGGCAGAATGCGCCCGTTCCCCTCGCCCCCGGAGCCACGGCGCGATAG